In Bacillota bacterium, one genomic interval encodes:
- a CDS encoding chemotaxis protein CheW: protein MSQDLQLVIFALDREYYGIETRLVTEISRLEALTFVPRTAKHIAGVVNLRGKITPVICLRARLGLPPRVDSKETRIIFVEVEEVLVGLVVDAVLEVSDIAAALITAPPAVISAPFVLGVCHYKQQNAEHSARVTLDALVQQEKNAIALRLSEMQGQVKLLAELPLWQTAANALATAELFTRRIQLRAIENIAITDLTGHSLVNTAHKPLDLSKLKYVHKSLTGAPAHEIVVSAVDGGIILAVSEPLRSPQGQVVGVILMTTDLSKDQSLEFAPFGQTGERYLVDRNGHFITKSRFMENAVLLRQAASAPALDLFVDKSLPSFFGRYLNYRQHEVYGAMNYLAALDVVVVAEQEVVETTGEILVVLLDPARLFTQELTARQGVIS, encoded by the coding sequence ATGAGTCAGGATTTGCAGCTTGTAATTTTTGCCTTGGATAGAGAGTACTACGGCATTGAAACGCGGCTAGTCACCGAGATTTCGCGCCTTGAGGCGCTGACTTTTGTACCGCGCACCGCCAAGCACATCGCCGGTGTAGTCAACTTGCGGGGGAAGATTACCCCCGTCATTTGTCTGCGCGCGCGGCTCGGCCTGCCGCCGCGCGTTGACAGCAAGGAGACGCGCATAATCTTTGTCGAAGTCGAGGAAGTATTGGTCGGCCTAGTTGTCGATGCCGTGCTTGAAGTAAGTGATATCGCCGCCGCGCTCATTACCGCGCCGCCGGCGGTTATTTCTGCCCCCTTTGTGCTCGGGGTGTGCCACTACAAGCAGCAAAATGCCGAGCATTCGGCGCGAGTAACCCTAGATGCCCTCGTGCAGCAAGAGAAAAACGCCATTGCCCTGCGCCTCTCGGAGATGCAGGGGCAAGTTAAGCTGCTGGCAGAACTACCGCTCTGGCAGACAGCTGCCAATGCTCTGGCCACGGCAGAGCTGTTTACGCGCCGCATCCAACTGCGCGCTATTGAGAACATCGCCATTACCGACCTCACTGGCCACAGCCTAGTGAACACCGCGCACAAGCCGTTGGACTTGTCAAAACTCAAGTATGTCCACAAGTCGCTTACTGGCGCGCCCGCGCATGAAATAGTCGTTTCGGCTGTTGACGGCGGCATTATCCTGGCGGTATCTGAGCCTCTGCGCAGCCCGCAGGGACAGGTAGTTGGCGTCATTTTGATGACCACAGATTTGTCTAAGGACCAGAGCCTTGAGTTTGCCCCCTTTGGTCAGACGGGCGAGCGCTACTTAGTAGACCGCAACGGGCACTTTATTACCAAAAGCCGTTTTATGGAAAACGCAGTGCTTCTAAGGCAGGCTGCCTCTGCGCCCGCCCTTGACTTGTTTGTCGATAAATCCCTGCCGAGCTTTTTTGGGCGGTATTTAAACTATCGCCAGCACGAAGTCTATGGCGCCATGAACTACTTGGCGGCTCTCGATGTGGTCGTCGTAGCAGAGCAAGAGGTAGTAGAGACGACAGGGGAGATACTGGTGGTCTTGCTTGACCCCGCCCGACTATTTACCCAAGAACTAACGGCCAGGCAAGGGGTGATTTCATGA
- a CDS encoding chemotaxis protein CheA: MKSNEYLQLFLDETEEMVDRLATNLVSLEKKPSDHELISVVFRDAHTIKGSAGAMGYTQMASIAHHMESVLSLLREKELAPTALVFTALLGALDLLKNIKQDIYRSGSEGQYNLAPVIAELGSFGSNAQVASATDALPPAASAAQSAGTNSAAALEYKVEVTLRPDAPMKGVRVFLLLQILRGLGSVLNCDPAEEQLLNEKFEQRFAVVLSTERHSDEVLAMLGNDGDVEDVRVAPVAAKKVEAEGSDKATVTKADTRQHSVRVDVRKLEALMNLVGELVIERNRLANVATHLERQNKEDENVRTLMAVSSQLGRITGDLQREIMKVRMVPIAQLFGTFPRLVRDLAQNLEKNIELELEGTDTELDRTIVEEVRDPLIHLVRNSVDHGVETPSERQKKGKPPTGRVLLSARHEDNQVVISVKDDGGGIDAAKVARKAVAMGLLTESDLAGLSEAQKQRLILLPGLSTAAAVSNVSGRGVGMDIVRSQIEKLGGSVDIASTLGQGTEFTIRLPLTLAIFRALLVSANNLDYALPIATVIETRKLNPADLRVVKGRECLVLREQIVPVVALHTLFALPAPQKKPQSLVVAASGATKVGLLVDRLLGEQEVVLKPLGPFFAQNKELAGATILGDGRVVPILDINGLLGLMS, translated from the coding sequence ATGAAAAGTAATGAATATCTACAGTTATTTTTAGACGAAACAGAGGAGATGGTCGACCGTTTAGCGACTAATCTTGTCTCCTTAGAGAAAAAACCTTCCGACCATGAGCTCATCTCCGTCGTCTTTCGCGACGCGCACACCATTAAAGGCTCCGCCGGAGCCATGGGCTACACCCAGATGGCGAGCATTGCGCACCATATGGAGAGTGTGCTGAGCCTTTTGCGTGAGAAAGAGCTTGCCCCCACGGCGCTAGTTTTTACGGCCCTGCTTGGCGCTCTCGACTTACTCAAAAATATTAAGCAAGATATTTATCGCTCGGGTAGCGAGGGGCAGTACAATCTCGCGCCGGTTATTGCTGAGCTAGGTTCTTTTGGCAGCAACGCACAAGTCGCGAGCGCCACCGACGCCTTGCCACCCGCCGCCAGCGCGGCGCAGAGCGCAGGTACCAACTCGGCTGCGGCTCTGGAGTACAAAGTAGAAGTGACGCTTCGCCCTGATGCCCCCATGAAGGGGGTGCGGGTGTTTCTCTTGCTACAGATCTTGCGCGGCCTAGGGTCGGTGCTAAACTGTGACCCGGCTGAAGAACAGCTCTTAAATGAAAAGTTTGAGCAGCGCTTTGCCGTGGTGCTGTCTACCGAGCGGCACAGCGATGAAGTCCTAGCCATGCTTGGCAATGACGGTGATGTTGAAGATGTACGAGTTGCCCCTGTAGCGGCCAAGAAAGTTGAAGCCGAGGGCTCTGACAAGGCAACTGTCACTAAGGCCGATACTCGTCAGCACTCGGTGCGGGTCGATGTGCGCAAGCTTGAGGCCCTAATGAACTTAGTGGGTGAGCTGGTTATAGAGCGCAATCGCCTGGCCAATGTCGCTACGCACCTAGAGCGACAAAACAAAGAGGATGAAAATGTGCGTACCCTGATGGCTGTTTCTAGTCAACTAGGGCGCATCACGGGCGACTTACAGCGCGAAATAATGAAGGTACGCATGGTGCCCATCGCCCAGCTCTTTGGCACCTTCCCGCGCTTGGTGCGCGACTTGGCCCAGAACTTAGAAAAAAATATTGAGCTAGAGCTCGAAGGCACCGATACCGAGCTAGATCGCACCATCGTCGAAGAGGTGAGAGACCCTCTTATCCATTTAGTGCGTAATTCCGTCGATCACGGTGTCGAGACCCCCAGCGAACGCCAAAAAAAGGGCAAACCACCCACGGGGCGAGTGCTGCTCAGCGCCCGCCACGAGGACAACCAGGTGGTTATCTCTGTTAAGGATGATGGCGGCGGCATAGATGCGGCCAAAGTGGCGCGCAAAGCGGTGGCCATGGGGCTACTCACAGAAAGCGACCTAGCGGGGCTTAGCGAAGCGCAAAAGCAGCGTCTCATTTTGCTGCCCGGCTTAAGCACCGCCGCCGCCGTTAGCAATGTCTCGGGGCGCGGCGTGGGCATGGACATAGTGCGTAGTCAAATTGAAAAGCTCGGCGGCAGTGTCGACATTGCCAGCACCCTAGGGCAGGGCACCGAGTTTACTATTCGCCTGCCCCTCACCTTGGCTATCTTCCGCGCTTTGTTAGTGAGCGCCAATAATTTAGACTACGCCCTGCCTATCGCCACCGTTATCGAGACACGCAAGCTAAACCCCGCCGATTTACGCGTGGTTAAGGGGCGTGAATGCTTGGTGTTGCGCGAGCAAATTGTGCCCGTGGTCGCCTTGCATACCCTTTTCGCTCTGCCCGCCCCGCAGAAAAAACCGCAGAGCTTAGTCGTAGCGGCGAGTGGAGCCACTAAAGTTGGGCTACTCGTTGACCGATTACTAGGTGAACAAGAAGTAGTGCTTAAACCCCTAGGCCCCTTTTTCGCCCAGAACAAAGAGTTGGCTGGTGCCACCATCTTGGGCGATGGGCGGGTAGTGCCCATTCTCGACATCAATGGCCTACTGGGGTTGATGTCCTAG
- a CDS encoding chemotaxis response regulator protein-glutamate methylesterase — protein sequence MSNEKKVRVLVVDDSPFMRQLIGNIIGGSADLEVVGIARDGKEAVEKCRDLRPDVLTLDIEMPVMTGLEALAVIMRETPTPVVMVSSLTKAGAKETLQALEIGAIDFIAKPERAANTFDLAATILPKLRAAAGVVWPRAARRLEVGVPAPRTYDLVLIGCSTGGPAALQHIVPALPANSSLPVVIAQHIPGTFTGPMAQRLGQLGKVKVVEAQDGMPLTGGVVYIAPGGLHTVVRKDRLRCYLQVLPAEHVATPFRPSVDVLFKSAEEYGSSVLAVILTGMGQDGLEGAKVLHRAGAHILAESEESAIIYGMPRAVAEANLAHGVLSLRQITEFLQKAMQR from the coding sequence ATGAGTAACGAGAAGAAAGTACGCGTACTTGTTGTCGATGACTCACCCTTTATGCGGCAGCTCATTGGCAATATCATCGGTGGCAGTGCCGACCTTGAGGTCGTGGGCATTGCCCGCGATGGCAAAGAAGCCGTAGAAAAATGCCGCGATTTACGGCCAGACGTTTTGACCCTAGACATAGAGATGCCGGTAATGACCGGTCTCGAAGCCCTAGCCGTCATTATGCGCGAAACGCCGACCCCCGTGGTCATGGTCAGCAGCCTTACTAAGGCCGGCGCGAAAGAGACCCTGCAAGCGCTAGAAATAGGCGCGATTGACTTTATTGCTAAGCCAGAGCGCGCCGCCAATACCTTCGATTTAGCGGCCACCATCTTGCCGAAACTCCGCGCCGCAGCAGGCGTGGTGTGGCCTCGGGCAGCGCGTCGCCTCGAAGTAGGCGTACCTGCGCCGCGCACCTACGACCTAGTACTTATCGGTTGCTCTACCGGGGGTCCGGCCGCCCTGCAGCACATCGTGCCCGCCTTGCCCGCGAATAGCTCCCTGCCAGTGGTAATCGCGCAGCATATTCCGGGTACCTTTACGGGGCCCATGGCGCAGCGGCTAGGGCAGCTGGGCAAGGTCAAAGTGGTAGAGGCGCAAGACGGCATGCCGCTTACAGGCGGGGTAGTCTACATCGCCCCGGGCGGGCTTCATACAGTGGTGCGTAAAGATCGCCTGCGCTGCTACTTGCAGGTTCTACCTGCCGAACATGTAGCGACACCCTTTCGCCCAAGTGTCGACGTACTCTTTAAGAGTGCCGAGGAATATGGCAGCAGTGTCTTGGCCGTAATCCTTACGGGCATGGGGCAGGATGGCTTAGAAGGTGCTAAGGTGCTGCACCGCGCAGGCGCCCATATACTGGCCGAATCCGAAGAGTCCGCCATCATTTACGGCATGCCCCGCGCGGTAGCCGAAGCCAACTTAGCACACGGAGTGCTTAGTCTACGTCAAATTACGGAGTTTTTGCAAAAAGCCATGCAAAGATAG
- the flgM gene encoding flagellar biosynthesis anti-sigma factor FlgM has protein sequence MKVNPKLDLYLRSVETRPAPKRDVAAAPEVQGDSIAISTTARLLQAALETEEPYAAAKVARIKGAIEQGGYEVDIGRLAASLADEMAAGRGRSR, from the coding sequence GTGAAAGTAAACCCCAAGCTCGATTTGTACTTGCGAAGTGTAGAGACGCGCCCGGCCCCTAAGCGCGATGTCGCCGCCGCGCCAGAGGTGCAGGGTGACAGCATTGCCATTTCGACCACCGCGCGGCTCTTGCAGGCCGCCCTAGAGACGGAGGAGCCCTATGCCGCCGCTAAAGTAGCACGAATCAAAGGAGCAATAGAGCAGGGCGGGTATGAAGTAGACATAGGGCGCTTGGCAGCAAGCCTAGCTGATGAAATGGCTGCCGGGCGGGGGCGGAGCAGATGA
- the flgK gene encoding flagellar hook-associated protein FlgK, whose amino-acid sequence MASTFFGFSIARRGMSAHQAALSVTAHNIANASTAGFSRQQAVFHATTPSGAATGNRAAGAGQVGTGVHIAEIRRVRDGFLDFQLRQQLSKQTAWQERHEALSTVEMILMEPSETGLSNVFDRFWGAWQELAKNPTSGAVRAAVVETASTLASSLNSLAAQSEVLLSDLNVKAEIAVVDINSLSSQLAVLNEQIVTNLGAGLNPNDLLDRRDILLDELSKIVDFRALEQPNGAINVAVGGRHLVQESRAIALTSGLVNGEMVATWPDGQRLAFSDGKLAGIAAARTFIATDFLGRLNTLASELHESVNRAHANGRSLDSANPLLGANFFELPATATGQEARHIRVDRDIVANHNLLRAAGPAPAGLSDGSNALAIARLRNALMPSGTASLEGYFAGIVTDLGVETQQAERIMLNQESLMSQLQNRREEAAGVSIDEELAYMVQFQHGYQASARLLATLDEILQTIINLGRQ is encoded by the coding sequence ATGGCATCGACATTCTTTGGCTTTAGCATTGCCAGGCGCGGCATGAGCGCCCATCAGGCGGCGCTCAGCGTTACCGCCCACAATATCGCCAATGCCTCTACCGCTGGCTTCTCGCGCCAGCAGGCCGTCTTTCACGCCACCACCCCCTCTGGGGCGGCCACCGGCAACCGTGCCGCTGGCGCAGGGCAGGTGGGCACCGGGGTGCATATCGCCGAAATTCGCCGCGTGCGCGATGGCTTCTTAGATTTTCAGCTGCGGCAGCAGCTCAGCAAGCAGACCGCCTGGCAGGAGCGCCACGAGGCTCTATCTACCGTCGAGATGATACTGATGGAGCCTAGTGAAACTGGGCTTAGCAATGTTTTTGACCGTTTTTGGGGCGCCTGGCAGGAGCTCGCTAAAAACCCCACTTCTGGTGCAGTGCGAGCCGCTGTAGTCGAGACGGCCTCTACCCTGGCCTCGTCGCTCAACAGCCTCGCCGCGCAGTCCGAAGTGCTCTTGTCTGACCTTAATGTTAAGGCCGAAATCGCCGTGGTAGACATTAACTCTTTGTCCTCGCAGCTAGCCGTCTTAAATGAGCAAATCGTTACTAACTTGGGTGCGGGCTTAAACCCAAACGATCTACTTGACCGCCGCGATATCTTGCTCGACGAGCTTTCTAAAATAGTAGATTTTCGCGCCTTAGAGCAGCCTAATGGCGCTATCAATGTGGCCGTGGGTGGCAGACACCTGGTGCAAGAGAGCAGGGCGATAGCGCTGACTAGTGGTCTCGTCAACGGCGAAATGGTAGCTACCTGGCCAGATGGACAGAGGCTAGCCTTCAGCGATGGTAAACTCGCTGGCATAGCTGCCGCTCGCACCTTTATTGCCACTGACTTTTTAGGCCGTTTAAATACCTTGGCCTCCGAACTGCATGAGAGCGTTAACAGGGCGCATGCCAATGGGCGGTCGCTTGACTCTGCGAACCCACTACTAGGGGCAAACTTTTTCGAGTTGCCCGCCACCGCCACCGGGCAGGAGGCGCGTCATATTCGCGTCGACCGCGACATAGTGGCCAACCACAACCTGCTACGCGCGGCGGGGCCTGCTCCGGCGGGGCTCTCTGACGGCAGCAATGCGCTAGCCATCGCCCGTCTGCGCAATGCCCTTATGCCGAGCGGCACGGCCTCGCTCGAGGGCTACTTTGCCGGCATCGTCACCGACCTTGGCGTCGAGACCCAGCAGGCAGAACGCATCATGCTAAACCAAGAGTCGCTCATGAGTCAGCTACAAAACCGCCGCGAAGAAGCGGCCGGGGTTTCGATAGACGAGGAGCTCGCCTACATGGTGCAGTTTCAGCATGGCTACCAAGCCTCGGCGCGCCTCTTGGCTACCCTCGACGAAATATTGCAGACCATAATTAACTTAGGGAGGCAGTAG
- the flgL gene encoding flagellar hook-associated protein FlgL: MRISNATLRNNVMRNLHSSLREMNEAQRQMASGRTVQVPSDNPIVAGRLLNINATMAESAQFQTNVQDGIAWLNMTDVTLDAVGEALHRARELAIAGASSTLPPDVRAYNATEVDQLLRHVVSLANSSFDGSRHLFGGTHHGGIPFASSEAPDGTLQLPTVVPGAPEGRGAISYEVLRNIEMQVNIPGAELFQDGANSVFGALTMARDALRATPTADVQVSLTALQDALSAVLDARATVGARQNRLDMMDARYNDERTTLSELRSKLGDVDMAEAIMNFNVRESVYQAALGAAARVMQPTLLDFLR, translated from the coding sequence ATGCGCATTTCCAACGCCACCCTGCGCAATAATGTGATGCGTAACCTACATAGTAGCCTGCGCGAAATGAACGAGGCACAGCGGCAAATGGCCTCTGGCCGCACCGTACAAGTGCCCTCCGACAACCCCATCGTGGCGGGGCGTCTCTTAAATATTAATGCCACCATGGCCGAAAGCGCGCAGTTTCAAACCAATGTGCAGGACGGCATCGCCTGGCTTAATATGACAGACGTCACCCTTGACGCCGTGGGCGAGGCGCTGCACCGCGCCAGAGAGCTAGCCATCGCCGGAGCGAGCTCCACCTTGCCCCCCGATGTGCGCGCCTACAACGCCACCGAGGTCGACCAGCTGCTGCGCCATGTCGTCTCACTGGCGAACTCCTCTTTTGACGGTAGCCGTCATTTGTTTGGCGGCACGCACCATGGCGGCATACCCTTTGCCTCTAGCGAGGCACCAGATGGTACTTTGCAGCTGCCTACTGTTGTGCCCGGCGCACCCGAGGGTAGGGGCGCCATCAGCTACGAAGTGCTGCGCAATATTGAGATGCAGGTCAATATCCCCGGGGCGGAGCTCTTTCAAGACGGCGCTAACAGTGTTTTTGGCGCCCTAACTATGGCGCGCGACGCACTGCGGGCCACTCCCACGGCGGATGTACAGGTCTCCTTAACGGCCCTGCAAGATGCGCTTAGCGCAGTGCTTGACGCCCGCGCTACGGTGGGGGCACGCCAAAACAGGCTCGACATGATGGATGCGCGCTACAACGACGAGCGCACCACTCTAAGCGAGCTTAGATCTAAACTGGGCGATGTCGACATGGCCGAGGCCATTATGAATTTTAATGTGCGCGAGAGCGTCTACCAAGCCGCCCTAGGCGCCGCCGCGCGCGTCATGCAGCCCACCTTGCTGGACTTTTTGCGCTAG
- the fliW gene encoding flagellar assembly protein FliW, giving the protein MQIVSSRLGELEVSADEVINFSDGFPGLPSWQAAVLRQTQVAPYLLWLQFVHDSEAAFLLVDLAIALPDYDLALARTAAELGEQAQVYAIVSVPGGTLIRATANLLAPVVITFTPALAGRQVILHDSGYPLRHTLFIEDEPC; this is encoded by the coding sequence ATGCAAATCGTAAGTAGCCGCCTAGGTGAGCTAGAAGTATCTGCTGACGAAGTTATTAATTTTAGCGACGGCTTCCCAGGCTTGCCAAGCTGGCAGGCCGCCGTGCTACGCCAAACGCAGGTCGCGCCCTACCTGCTGTGGCTGCAGTTTGTGCACGACAGCGAGGCCGCTTTTTTATTGGTCGACCTAGCTATAGCTTTGCCCGACTACGACCTCGCCCTAGCCCGTACCGCCGCCGAGTTAGGCGAGCAGGCGCAGGTCTACGCCATCGTCTCCGTGCCAGGCGGCACCTTAATCCGCGCCACCGCCAATCTTTTAGCGCCCGTCGTCATCACCTTCACCCCCGCGCTAGCAGGCCGGCAAGTAATATTGCACGACAGTGGCTACCCTCTGCGACACACCCTCTTTATTGAGGACGAGCCATGTTAG
- the csrA gene encoding carbon storage regulator CsrA, whose amino-acid sequence MLVLARKVGEKLRIGDHIEVVVVEVKGDTVRLGIKAPRGVAIYRQELYEAIQRENVAASQLPANLSLKQNENLPLKYPPPLPIE is encoded by the coding sequence ATGTTAGTCCTAGCGCGCAAAGTGGGCGAGAAGCTACGCATCGGCGACCATATCGAGGTGGTGGTAGTCGAGGTCAAGGGCGACACCGTGCGCCTAGGCATTAAAGCCCCGCGCGGGGTGGCTATCTACCGCCAAGAGCTCTACGAGGCCATACAGCGCGAAAACGTGGCGGCTAGTCAGCTGCCGGCGAATCTATCTCTAAAACAAAATGAGAATTTACCCCTAAAGTACCCACCACCCCTGCCGATAGAGTAG
- a CDS encoding flagellin — translation MRINANMSALNTHRQLSANQASTGRSVERLSSGLRINRAGDDAAGLAISEKMRGQIRGLSQASRNAQDGISMIQTAEGALNETHAILQRMRELAVQSATDTNTTDDRHKIQSEVDELAREITRISNTTEFNTQNLLAGGLNNRFHIGSNANQFMDLSVVAMDAQSLGVAGSVSVLSGAFGARNSGITSVTNIGRNLAERHDYNIDVVRRAATGSAITASPSTPAPPALAAAPADLVVTGFNRTSDTAYLLRVAGVNATPGDNHVTSLEFSRDGGATWGTAGVGGTAANIVFTFDGITLNTSDGAGISHAVGNTYSFTATVASATLQLQAGETNIGSAVTVRAGMTSAELGNEVTGQTLTANFNFNDLFVATTGPFGTDNFIISQGQSSAAVTSGGVVSTEAVARAGILVNTQVTANNAITVIDNALTSVSTERSKLGAIQNRLDHTIANLGTSAENLTAAESRIRDVDMAEEMMEFTKNNILSQAAQAMLAQANQLPQGVLQLLR, via the coding sequence ATGAGAATTAACGCCAATATGTCCGCCCTTAACACCCATCGTCAACTGAGCGCCAACCAAGCTAGCACCGGCCGCTCGGTAGAAAGGCTATCTTCGGGTCTCCGCATCAACCGTGCCGGCGACGACGCCGCAGGCTTGGCCATCAGCGAAAAAATGCGCGGCCAAATCCGTGGTTTGTCACAAGCCTCGCGCAACGCGCAAGACGGCATCTCCATGATTCAAACTGCCGAAGGCGCGCTGAACGAGACACATGCCATTCTGCAAAGAATGCGTGAGCTTGCTGTTCAGTCGGCGACAGATACCAATACTACTGACGACCGCCACAAGATTCAGTCTGAAGTAGACGAACTCGCCAGAGAAATCACCCGTATCTCTAACACGACGGAGTTCAACACCCAAAATCTTTTGGCCGGCGGCCTTAACAACAGATTCCACATTGGCTCAAACGCCAACCAATTCATGGATTTGTCGGTCGTGGCAATGGATGCGCAATCTCTAGGCGTTGCTGGTTCTGTTTCGGTTTTGTCTGGTGCGTTTGGCGCCCGTAATTCTGGCATTACTAGCGTGACGAACATTGGGCGGAACTTGGCCGAGCGCCATGATTACAACATTGATGTGGTTCGGAGGGCGGCAACTGGGTCGGCTATAACAGCTAGCCCCAGCACCCCGGCCCCACCCGCCCTTGCTGCTGCTCCCGCTGATCTCGTTGTTACTGGATTTAACCGCACTTCTGATACGGCTTATTTGTTGCGTGTAGCTGGAGTAAATGCGACACCCGGCGACAATCACGTTACAAGCTTGGAGTTCTCTCGCGATGGTGGTGCGACATGGGGAACGGCAGGAGTGGGAGGAACAGCCGCGAACATAGTATTTACGTTTGATGGCATTACCCTCAACACTAGTGATGGTGCTGGTATAAGCCATGCTGTCGGCAACACTTATAGTTTCACAGCCACCGTAGCCAGTGCGACTTTGCAGTTGCAGGCTGGAGAAACAAATATTGGCAGTGCAGTAACTGTGCGCGCAGGCATGACTAGTGCTGAGCTTGGTAATGAAGTGACAGGGCAAACGCTTACTGCGAACTTTAATTTTAACGACCTTTTCGTCGCGACTACAGGGCCTTTTGGTACAGATAATTTTATCATTAGCCAGGGACAATCTAGTGCGGCGGTCACTTCTGGGGGAGTAGTCTCAACAGAAGCCGTTGCGAGGGCAGGTATTCTTGTTAACACGCAAGTTACTGCAAATAATGCGATTACCGTTATTGACAATGCACTTACTTCGGTCTCTACCGAGCGCTCTAAATTGGGTGCTATCCAAAATCGCCTCGACCACACCATCGCTAACCTAGGCACCTCGGCTGAGAATTTAACCGCCGCCGAGTCCCGCATTCGCGACGTTGACATGGCAGAAGAGATGATGGAGTTCACCAAGAACAATATCCTCTCCCAGGCTGCCCAGGCCATGCTCGCGCAGGCTAACCAGCTGCCCCAAGGCGTGCTGCAGCTCCTCCGTTAG
- the fliD gene encoding flagellar filament capping protein FliD codes for MNEIRTGMRFGGLATGLDTTTMVRDLVRAERIRVDRLTQNRTQLEWRREDMRTLNTQLTTLRNRAFDMTLQGSYRRFTATTTNDRAVTAAPTGAASAMGFEFTAINRLASSATATSAGSIVVAPHTRIDPTVPLSQLISAGQIDGAPLAGATSLTVTLFNHNQAGTRVSETLTINTATDSLNTVLNSINSSATLGLQAFYDEFSGRVSLTSRFTGNNNAAGADIGFEGGHASFFTQTLRLSPVQDGQNAQFTLNGLATERAGNTFTLNGVAFTLRNTLPAGERATVTVATDRQSVVKNISDFVTLYNETLDRFNTQLTAPRHREFLPLTDEQKKEMGDDEVTRWQERARSGLLRGDDLLERVVGRMRRDFTEPVADATLTLRQMTAIGITTRHHTERGRLHLDENVLQRELEKDAGAVEALFRGIATRLRTALDSGVREINLQAGGTSGFNLADNSVIGQQMRRLDERIGRENDRIARVEERHWRQFTALERAMDRMNSQSAWLSQQFAAPSQ; via the coding sequence ATGAACGAAATTCGCACTGGCATGCGCTTTGGGGGCCTGGCCACGGGGCTTGACACCACCACCATGGTGCGCGACCTCGTGCGGGCGGAGCGCATACGCGTAGACAGGCTTACGCAGAACCGCACGCAGCTTGAGTGGCGGCGCGAGGACATGCGCACGCTCAACACCCAACTAACCACTTTGCGCAACCGCGCCTTTGATATGACGCTGCAAGGTAGCTACCGCCGTTTTACCGCCACCACCACCAACGACCGCGCGGTAACTGCGGCACCCACTGGCGCTGCCTCGGCCATGGGTTTTGAGTTTACGGCCATTAACCGCTTGGCCTCCTCAGCCACGGCCACCTCGGCGGGTAGCATTGTGGTGGCACCGCATACACGCATAGACCCTACTGTTCCCCTTAGTCAACTGATCTCCGCCGGGCAAATTGATGGCGCCCCGCTCGCCGGGGCGACCAGCCTTACGGTCACTCTCTTTAACCACAACCAAGCCGGCACAAGGGTGAGCGAGACTTTAACAATAAATACTGCGACAGATAGCTTAAATACCGTACTAAACAGCATCAACTCCTCGGCCACCCTAGGGCTGCAGGCCTTTTACGACGAGTTTTCGGGGCGGGTGAGCCTGACCTCGCGCTTTACGGGTAATAACAATGCCGCCGGCGCAGATATAGGCTTTGAAGGCGGGCATGCCTCGTTCTTTACACAGACCTTGCGCCTAAGCCCCGTGCAAGACGGGCAGAACGCGCAGTTTACGCTCAATGGCCTAGCGACCGAGCGCGCCGGCAATACCTTTACCCTGAATGGGGTGGCCTTTACTTTGCGCAACACCCTGCCCGCGGGGGAGAGGGCCACGGTTACGGTGGCCACAGATCGTCAGAGCGTAGTTAAAAATATCAGCGACTTTGTCACTTTGTACAATGAAACGCTCGACCGCTTTAACACGCAACTAACAGCCCCACGTCACCGCGAATTTCTGCCCTTGACCGACGAGCAAAAGAAAGAAATGGGCGACGACGAAGTGACGCGGTGGCAAGAGCGCGCCCGCAGTGGCTTGCTCCGCGGTGATGACCTGCTAGAGCGCGTCGTAGGGCGCATGAGGCGCGATTTTACCGAACCTGTGGCTGACGCGACTCTGACTCTGCGTCAAATGACCGCCATTGGCATTACCACTAGGCACCACACCGAGCGCGGCAGGCTGCACCTAGACGAAAATGTGCTGCAGCGAGAGCTTGAAAAAGATGCGGGTGCCGTAGAGGCCCTGTTCAGGGGGATAGCCACGCGCCTGCGCACCGCGCTAGACAGTGGCGTGCGCGAAATTAATTTACAGGCCGGTGGCACCTCCGGCTTTAACTTGGCTGATAACAGTGTCATTGGCCAGCAAATGCGGCGCCTAGATGAGCGCATCGGGCGCGAAAACGACCGCATCGCGCGGGTGGAAGAGCGCCACTGGCGGCAGTTTACAGCCCTTGAACGCGCTATGGACCGTATGAATTCGCAGAGCGCGTGGTTGTCGCAGCAGTTTGCCGCTCCTAGCCAGTAG